A genomic region of Aeropyrum pernix K1 contains the following coding sequences:
- a CDS encoding ABC transporter substrate-binding protein, whose translation MAQNRTLIYAAAAIVALIVIAAAAFFLMGGEEAAGEGGEAEKTITINVGLLVDETGPTSDVGKGYSLGAELAFKYFNEKGIYTKDGVRVNINYIKRDYAYNPTTAEEYYREFRDRYGVIAIIGWGTADTEKLSDQVDTDKITYISASYSAKLLVKPFNFYPAPDYSTQACSGLAFLASEFGQGKLALAYDSKVAYSRSPIGAIKKAAPSLGLQVVGDYDLPLRATEADAERIAREMLAADPDYVWCGNTISSCSLLGRAMAKVGLDAFLLTNVWGFDERSPQLIGEGGYGKVFGISPFIYPMFGQDVEGIQTIFEAARMNGVSEDQINLRVVQGFVNVWLLIKAIESVTSQDLQERGGEALKEALEANTFDLGGITADTIDYEPGFHLAYRKVFIIKLGENGELQLMGKFEAPSQVDCARYTIEEGG comes from the coding sequence GTGGCCCAAAACCGGACCCTCATCTACGCGGCGGCAGCTATAGTGGCTTTGATAGTCATAGCGGCAGCAGCGTTCTTCCTCATGGGAGGAGAGGAGGCGGCTGGAGAAGGTGGAGAAGCCGAGAAGACTATAACAATAAACGTAGGGCTACTCGTCGACGAGACAGGTCCCACGAGCGACGTGGGCAAAGGCTACTCCCTGGGTGCGGAACTCGCCTTCAAGTACTTCAACGAGAAGGGGATATACACTAAGGATGGCGTCAGGGTTAACATTAACTATATAAAGAGGGATTACGCCTACAACCCGACCACCGCCGAGGAGTACTACAGGGAGTTCAGGGACAGGTATGGTGTGATAGCCATCATAGGTTGGGGCACCGCCGACACTGAGAAGCTCTCCGACCAGGTCGACACCGACAAGATAACCTACATCTCAGCCAGCTACTCGGCGAAGCTGCTTGTCAAGCCCTTCAACTTCTACCCAGCCCCCGACTACAGCACCCAAGCCTGCTCCGGCCTCGCCTTCCTGGCCAGCGAGTTCGGCCAGGGCAAGCTGGCCCTAGCCTACGACAGCAAGGTAGCGTACTCGAGGAGCCCTATAGGGGCTATAAAGAAAGCAGCCCCCTCTCTAGGGCTGCAGGTGGTTGGCGACTACGACCTCCCGCTGAGGGCCACCGAGGCGGACGCGGAGAGGATAGCCAGGGAGATGCTAGCCGCCGATCCCGACTACGTGTGGTGCGGTAACACTATAAGCAGCTGCAGCCTCCTGGGCAGGGCTATGGCCAAGGTTGGGCTTGACGCATTCCTACTAACCAACGTCTGGGGCTTCGACGAGAGGAGCCCACAGCTTATAGGAGAGGGTGGCTATGGTAAGGTCTTCGGCATCTCACCTTTCATATACCCCATGTTCGGCCAGGACGTTGAGGGCATACAGACTATATTCGAGGCTGCAAGGATGAACGGGGTCTCCGAGGACCAGATTAACCTTAGGGTCGTCCAGGGCTTCGTCAACGTATGGCTGCTCATAAAGGCGATAGAGTCTGTAACCTCGCAGGACCTCCAGGAGAGGGGTGGAGAGGCCCTTAAGGAGGCGCTAGAGGCTAACACCTTCGACCTCGGGGGCATAACAGCCGACACAATAGACTACGAGCCAGGCTTCCACCTAGCCTACAGGAAGGTGTTCATAATAAAGCTGGGCGAGAACGGTGAGCTACAGCTTATGGGCAAGTTCGAGGCGCCCAGCCAGGTTGACTGTGCCAGGTACACGATAGAGGAGGGAGGTTAG
- a CDS encoding branched-chain amino acid ABC transporter permease, producing the protein MPAGVFKESYEADMAIFRYPIHWAALILAVVAAVAAPFVIGKYYLNLLVVMMIFWIAAIGLNITLGLAGQISLAHAALMGIGAYTVANAALHLGVNSVAILPIAGLAAALLGIILSLPSFRLKEYYLAMASLAAQLILEYVYSRIDPDQYTPVPPETKTLLGISLTEPTALYYFILAITVVMALAAANIGRSSLGRAMKAVRDNDVASEAIGINVQLVKATAFAIGGFYAGVAGGLYAIYSSGIGWEGFTLVNSIELLGMVLIGGPGRVVWGSLLGVLVMRTGWTMMESTITPLLAGIGLSIIASSAKYIVLGFLIVAFIIAEPEGLIAVLRRVKEYFRLWPYSY; encoded by the coding sequence ATGCCGGCGGGAGTATTCAAGGAGAGTTACGAGGCTGATATGGCCATCTTCCGGTACCCCATCCACTGGGCGGCTCTAATACTCGCCGTGGTTGCCGCGGTCGCCGCGCCTTTCGTAATAGGCAAGTACTACCTCAACCTGCTGGTAGTTATGATGATATTCTGGATAGCCGCCATAGGCCTCAACATAACGCTGGGCCTCGCGGGCCAGATATCACTTGCCCACGCCGCCCTCATGGGCATAGGAGCCTATACAGTAGCTAACGCGGCGCTCCACCTGGGTGTCAACTCCGTAGCCATACTACCTATAGCCGGGTTGGCGGCCGCCCTCCTGGGTATAATACTAAGCCTGCCCAGCTTCAGGTTGAAGGAGTACTATCTGGCTATGGCAAGCCTCGCGGCACAGCTCATACTAGAGTACGTTTACTCGAGGATAGACCCTGACCAGTATACCCCCGTACCGCCGGAGACGAAGACCCTCCTCGGCATAAGCCTCACGGAGCCGACGGCCCTCTACTACTTTATACTAGCAATAACAGTGGTTATGGCGCTCGCAGCGGCGAACATAGGCCGCTCCAGCCTGGGGAGGGCAATGAAAGCGGTAAGGGACAACGACGTCGCGTCAGAGGCTATAGGCATAAACGTCCAGCTAGTTAAAGCTACAGCCTTCGCCATCGGCGGGTTCTACGCCGGAGTTGCAGGCGGCCTCTACGCCATCTACAGTTCTGGGATAGGCTGGGAGGGCTTCACCCTGGTGAACTCGATAGAGCTCCTGGGCATGGTGCTGATCGGCGGCCCGGGCAGGGTGGTTTGGGGCAGCCTCCTAGGGGTGTTAGTTATGAGGACGGGCTGGACTATGATGGAGAGTACTATAACCCCTCTGCTAGCCGGGATTGGGCTATCGATCATAGCCTCCTCAGCCAAATACATCGTCCTGGGCTTCCTGATAGTGGCGTTCATCATAGCGGAGCCTGAGGGCTTGATAGCGGTGCTGAGGAGGGTTAAAGAGTACTTCAGACTATGGCCTTATAGCTATTAG
- a CDS encoding ABC transporter ATP-binding protein — translation MSSPSTVEKYKFDRVWDYGELYTRPRQIGEPVLWTENITLRFGGVTALDNVSVEVRRGEILGIIGPNGAGKTSLLNVITGVYKPQRGRVYFKGRDITGLKPHQRITLGLSRTFQHSELFHSMTVLENIMVRLHPWTRGSILEKALWAFRAKRWEVEARERAEHVIDLLDLHEHRHSPIGALPPGIQKKVDLAGALAQNPEVVLMDEPMAGLSKEEKEDIVRAIIETSETMHTTMVLIEHDMEVVTDVCDRVVVMDYGKVIFEGPPHEAVADERVRKAYLGE, via the coding sequence TTGTCCTCTCCATCTACCGTCGAGAAGTACAAATTCGATAGAGTTTGGGACTACGGCGAGCTCTACACGAGGCCCCGGCAAATAGGGGAGCCTGTGCTGTGGACCGAGAACATAACCCTCCGCTTCGGAGGCGTAACAGCCCTTGACAACGTTAGTGTGGAAGTTAGGAGGGGAGAGATCCTGGGTATCATAGGCCCTAACGGGGCGGGTAAGACGAGCCTGCTAAACGTGATAACAGGCGTCTACAAGCCGCAGAGGGGGAGGGTGTACTTTAAAGGACGAGACATAACAGGCCTCAAACCCCACCAACGCATCACGCTCGGCCTATCCAGGACCTTTCAGCACAGCGAGCTATTCCACAGCATGACCGTCCTAGAGAACATCATGGTAAGACTTCACCCCTGGACCAGGGGGAGCATATTAGAGAAGGCACTCTGGGCTTTCAGAGCTAAAAGGTGGGAGGTTGAGGCCAGGGAGAGGGCGGAGCATGTTATCGATCTCCTAGACCTCCACGAGCACAGGCACAGCCCCATAGGCGCCCTACCCCCAGGCATCCAGAAGAAGGTCGACCTCGCCGGCGCCCTTGCCCAGAACCCCGAGGTAGTGCTTATGGACGAGCCCATGGCAGGGCTGTCCAAGGAGGAGAAGGAGGATATTGTGAGGGCGATTATCGAGACTAGCGAGACTATGCACACCACTATGGTCCTAATCGAACACGACATGGAGGTCGTCACCGACGTATGCGACAGAGTAGTGGTCATGGATTATGGCAAGGTTATATTCGAAGGTCCTCCCCACGAGGCGGTTGCCGATGAGAGAGTGAGGAAGGCTTACCTGGGTGAGTAG
- a CDS encoding AAA family ATPase: MEKVFARISEEVSKVIVGKEREIRLVLAALAARGHVLLEGVPGVAKTTMARAIARATGLRFSRIQFTPDMLPSDVIGTMVYDQRTGEFVFRRGPVFANVVLADEVNRANPRTQSAFLEAMQEGQVTVWGETHRLPSPFIVLATMNPIELEGVYPLPEAQLDRFMARVVVGHPSLEELVEIMEKYRSITEFPVEPVARPEDIVAAQEAVWKVHVDKNIKLYIARIVEETHKHPGVSLGGSPRAALSIMMLARGLALLDGLGYVTPDHVKEAARAALPHRLILTTEAKLEGLKPESVVEDVLSSVETP; encoded by the coding sequence GTGGAGAAGGTCTTCGCGCGTATTAGCGAGGAGGTTTCTAAGGTCATAGTTGGGAAGGAGAGGGAGATAAGGCTCGTCCTAGCCGCCCTGGCAGCCAGAGGCCATGTTCTGCTCGAGGGTGTCCCAGGCGTTGCCAAAACCACTATGGCTAGGGCCATAGCCAGGGCCACGGGCCTGAGGTTCTCTAGGATCCAGTTCACCCCTGACATGCTGCCGAGCGATGTCATAGGGACTATGGTCTACGATCAGAGGACAGGTGAGTTCGTTTTTAGGCGTGGTCCTGTTTTTGCTAATGTTGTTCTTGCTGATGAGGTTAACCGTGCTAATCCTCGTACTCAGAGTGCTTTTCTTGAGGCTATGCAGGAGGGGCAGGTTACTGTGTGGGGTGAGACCCACAGGCTCCCCAGCCCCTTCATAGTCCTAGCCACAATGAACCCCATAGAGCTGGAGGGAGTCTACCCACTACCAGAAGCACAACTAGACAGATTCATGGCTCGGGTCGTTGTGGGCCATCCCTCTCTTGAGGAGCTCGTCGAGATTATGGAGAAGTACCGGAGTATAACCGAGTTTCCAGTCGAGCCTGTCGCCAGGCCGGAGGATATTGTCGCGGCGCAGGAGGCTGTGTGGAAGGTGCATGTGGATAAGAACATAAAGCTATATATCGCCAGGATCGTGGAGGAGACTCATAAACACCCGGGAGTGTCCCTCGGAGGCTCACCCAGGGCGGCCCTCTCAATCATGATGCTGGCCAGAGGCCTGGCACTGCTAGACGGTCTCGGCTACGTTACTCCCGACCATGTTAAGGAGGCTGCCAGGGCAGCCCTCCCCCACAGGCTAATACTCACGACAGAAGCCAAGCTGGAGGGCTTGAAGCCTGAGTCGGTAGTTGAGGATGTACTCTCCTCTGTAGAGACCCCGTAA
- a CDS encoding class I adenylate-forming enzyme family protein gives MTHAVATRVWCEASPAKPWEELWPPQAPRDVEALRERFTPIHEEIFKRSSREGCALIQGETGYCYTWKSLASFIERIGGWLQSKGVSHGAQVAVASENLIEAIAFSLAVLASGARLVLIDPLTVGEDLEWQLEGRRGLETLAASRGFLERNREAVSRIDNISTVIELSSNPQPLEVGGVEVLGLNEVLSSTAALEDDVEPDDDSFSIYYAGIAGRTMQAIHSHLGLWMGSKVFAATAGIDRETVSLLATPFTHVLGLQASLVAPLIQGGTVVALQRWNPRLAARLVSSLRINYLAGVPLMFQQLLDLGATSGLRLAISAGAPLPPELQRRFGRETGIPLLQAYGMSESLILTFQTPKIAEIEGTIGVPLPGVEVSLLGDDGLLSPPPGVGELVVQAPWVMKGYEFEEENSKAFIDGWLRTGDVIEITDRGVMFFRGVRKRIIKYKGYAILARDLEVILESHPDVLEARVWGEPAGDVGQIPVASVVLRAGSSVTPEDLMEYVNQRVSFYKKIRRVEVEGYRYSPAP, from the coding sequence TTGACTCATGCCGTGGCAACCCGAGTATGGTGTGAAGCCTCGCCCGCTAAACCCTGGGAGGAGCTGTGGCCTCCCCAGGCGCCCAGGGATGTGGAGGCCCTTAGAGAGAGGTTCACCCCCATACACGAAGAGATATTCAAGAGGTCCTCACGGGAGGGCTGCGCCCTCATACAGGGGGAGACGGGCTACTGCTACACCTGGAAGAGCCTAGCGTCCTTCATAGAAAGGATTGGAGGCTGGCTCCAATCCAAAGGTGTCAGCCATGGAGCCCAGGTGGCAGTAGCCTCTGAGAACCTTATAGAGGCTATAGCCTTCTCTCTCGCAGTCCTAGCCTCTGGCGCCCGGCTCGTCCTAATCGACCCTCTCACCGTTGGCGAGGACCTCGAGTGGCAGCTGGAGGGGCGTAGGGGGCTGGAGACTCTCGCGGCCAGCAGGGGCTTCCTCGAGAGGAATAGGGAGGCTGTGTCGCGAATTGACAATATAAGTACTGTTATAGAACTCTCGAGCAACCCCCAGCCGCTCGAGGTAGGAGGGGTTGAGGTCCTCGGCCTCAACGAGGTCTTATCCAGCACTGCAGCGCTAGAGGATGATGTGGAGCCTGACGACGACTCCTTCTCAATATACTACGCAGGGATAGCTGGGAGAACCATGCAGGCAATCCACAGCCACCTCGGACTCTGGATGGGGTCTAAAGTGTTTGCCGCCACCGCGGGTATAGACAGGGAGACTGTAAGTCTGCTGGCGACGCCCTTCACCCACGTCCTCGGCCTTCAAGCTTCACTCGTGGCCCCCCTAATCCAGGGGGGTACAGTAGTGGCTCTGCAGAGGTGGAACCCCAGGCTGGCGGCGAGGCTCGTGTCATCTCTAAGGATAAACTATCTGGCTGGCGTCCCCCTGATGTTTCAGCAGCTGCTGGATCTGGGTGCCACCAGTGGACTGAGGCTGGCGATATCCGCGGGTGCCCCGCTGCCTCCCGAGCTGCAGAGGAGGTTCGGGAGGGAGACCGGTATTCCCCTGCTCCAGGCTTATGGCATGAGCGAGAGCCTCATCCTAACCTTCCAAACACCCAAGATAGCGGAGATCGAGGGCACGATTGGAGTTCCACTGCCTGGAGTCGAGGTTTCCCTCCTGGGCGACGACGGCCTCCTCAGCCCGCCGCCGGGTGTGGGGGAGCTCGTGGTCCAGGCACCATGGGTTATGAAGGGTTACGAGTTTGAGGAGGAGAACTCCAAGGCTTTCATCGATGGGTGGCTGAGGACGGGTGATGTAATCGAGATTACCGATAGGGGAGTCATGTTCTTCAGGGGCGTGAGGAAAAGGATAATTAAATATAAGGGTTATGCAATACTAGCCAGGGATCTAGAGGTCATACTAGAGTCGCACCCCGACGTGCTGGAGGCGAGAGTGTGGGGTGAGCCCGCCGGCGATGTCGGGCAGATACCGGTAGCAAGCGTCGTCCTAAGAGCCGGCTCCAGCGTGACGCCCGAGGATCTCATGGAGTACGTGAACCAGAGAGTCTCCTTCTACAAGAAGATAAGGCGTGTAGAGGTAGAGGGGTACAGGTATAGCCCTGCCCCCTAG
- a CDS encoding DUF4129 domain-containing protein translates to MIPPEARHVIPLPPVETTAPPVPVGEGGEAVTYTGAVTIPYIDVGSPDASGSGLIYLAAVVAILFVALVLLGGGGRGRFGGGFAPAAIVGGLSRAWSYLYPGRKRSLRLALEAMYEKALARGARIARSMTPREAAGEAEAAGLRAREIVDIYYDGVYGPHEPSEEMVRRAWRLVRDEG, encoded by the coding sequence TTGATACCTCCCGAAGCTAGGCATGTTATCCCACTACCGCCAGTCGAGACTACAGCACCCCCAGTGCCAGTGGGGGAGGGAGGGGAGGCGGTTACATACACGGGAGCGGTGACAATACCATATATAGACGTAGGGAGCCCCGACGCTTCTGGGTCCGGGCTTATATACCTCGCCGCGGTAGTCGCCATCCTTTTCGTGGCCCTAGTGCTTCTTGGGGGCGGTGGGCGCGGCAGGTTCGGAGGGGGGTTCGCCCCTGCAGCTATTGTGGGTGGGCTCAGCAGGGCGTGGAGCTATCTCTACCCCGGCAGGAAGAGGAGCCTCAGGCTGGCCCTCGAGGCTATGTATGAGAAGGCGCTGGCCCGTGGGGCCCGGATAGCCAGGTCTATGACCCCGAGGGAGGCGGCGGGGGAGGCTGAGGCTGCTGGCCTGAGGGCCAGGGAGATAGTGGACATCTACTACGACGGGGTGTACGGCCCTCACGAGCCGAGTGAGGAGATGGTGAGGAGGGCCTGGAGGCTGGTTAGGGATGAGGGGTAG
- a CDS encoding branched-chain amino acid ABC transporter permease, with product MAGLLEQWGNLVFQGVLMGLLYSLIALGYNIVYRVNKSINFAVPEVVLLAAYLAWIASIATGNLLAAVAIALAASIAVSMAMERFVAKPLLGRPPIALIGATLGLFYMLKGVVLIVGKGEVAVLPFYPEVYRLGFLTLGTNDVIALLGSIAVLAGIIVLHRKTSFGAAMRGVAEDAEGAAAYGLPVRRLMLAGWALAGLVSGLAALLLSIKTQVSPDLEFFAIIALAASLIAGLDSLGGIVVGGVFLGLAEQIASKTLDPYLPGIGRDIAFFILFLVLLVKPYGLFGSERIERL from the coding sequence GTGGCCGGCCTCCTGGAGCAGTGGGGGAACCTGGTTTTCCAGGGCGTCCTCATGGGGCTCCTATACTCCCTCATAGCCCTAGGCTACAACATCGTCTACAGGGTCAACAAGTCCATAAACTTCGCAGTACCCGAGGTTGTGCTACTAGCAGCCTACCTGGCTTGGATAGCCTCGATAGCCACGGGCAACCTCCTGGCGGCTGTGGCCATAGCTCTAGCCGCCAGCATCGCCGTCAGCATGGCCATGGAGAGGTTCGTCGCGAAGCCTCTGCTAGGCCGTCCCCCCATAGCCTTGATTGGAGCAACCCTGGGACTATTCTACATGCTTAAGGGTGTTGTCCTAATAGTTGGAAAGGGCGAGGTCGCGGTACTCCCCTTCTACCCCGAAGTGTACAGGCTGGGCTTCCTGACGCTCGGCACAAACGATGTTATAGCCCTTCTAGGCTCGATAGCCGTGCTAGCCGGCATCATCGTCCTCCATAGGAAAACTAGCTTCGGCGCTGCTATGAGGGGTGTGGCGGAGGACGCAGAGGGCGCAGCCGCCTACGGGCTCCCTGTGAGGAGGCTCATGCTGGCCGGCTGGGCTCTTGCCGGCCTCGTGAGCGGCCTCGCAGCCCTCCTCCTCTCAATCAAAACACAGGTGTCGCCGGACCTCGAGTTCTTCGCGATAATAGCCCTAGCAGCTAGCCTTATAGCGGGTCTCGACAGCCTGGGAGGAATAGTCGTGGGAGGCGTCTTCCTCGGCCTGGCCGAGCAGATAGCCAGCAAAACTCTGGACCCCTACCTGCCCGGTATAGGGAGGGATATCGCGTTCTTCATACTATTCCTAGTACTCCTAGTCAAGCCCTACGGCCTCTTCGGCAGTGAGAGGATAGAGAGGCTCTAG
- a CDS encoding AMP-dependent synthetase/ligase, whose translation MEARSVERRREKPWEGEVYESTFPWLLEWRARTQPGRVAFRWKRYGIWRRYTWRDYYLRVAYAALALENLGLGPGDTGAFITFNRPSWVIYEVGVQLLGGRAMGIYRDSLSDEVGYLLDSGDAKFVLVEGQEQLDRVLDSGVDVDKIIVDEAKGLHQYRGMVGSKLVTFGDVMRLGRKLYSDGGDQQVKKLMGELEPDMVCGLFTTSGTTGLPKLAMISFKNMLAMAHQLNTVDPVREDWEYVSFLPTAWIGEQMMSIPYHMIGGFKVNFPETPHTLWRDFREIAPHFMFSPPRVWERIAKDIMARVDDADPIKRAAFRLAYKIGYEAARRRLVKGRSRPPTLWRALYYLAYWLALRAVLDKAGLKRIVRAYTGGAMIGEDYVIFYHSLGVNLKQIYGQTEVAGIAVVHPDDDVRPDTVGKPLPLTEVKIAEDGEILMRSPAMMKGYYKNEEATAKTIVDGWLRTGDVGVLTEDGHLKVLDRAKEIIILSDGTKVAPQVIQNKLKFSPYIGEAAIVGSGKPYLAALVNIDFEIVSRWAERRRIPFTSYSDLSQKPEVLQLLKREIEKVNRRLPEKERIRRFVSLFKEFHPDDEEMTRTRKLRRMVIESRYAGLIEAIYSGDEEYELTVTMKLEDGRRVQVTRRVKIIDVEG comes from the coding sequence GTGGAGGCACGTAGCGTGGAGAGGCGGCGGGAGAAGCCTTGGGAGGGGGAGGTATACGAGTCCACCTTCCCATGGCTCCTCGAGTGGCGCGCCAGGACACAGCCTGGGAGGGTGGCCTTCAGGTGGAAGAGGTATGGGATCTGGAGGAGGTATACCTGGCGTGACTACTACTTGAGGGTGGCCTACGCGGCTCTTGCCCTGGAGAACCTTGGCCTCGGGCCGGGCGATACAGGGGCTTTCATAACGTTCAACCGGCCCTCATGGGTGATATACGAGGTCGGAGTCCAGCTCCTGGGAGGCAGGGCCATGGGCATATATCGGGACAGCCTGAGCGACGAGGTAGGCTACCTCCTCGACAGTGGCGATGCCAAGTTCGTGCTTGTAGAGGGTCAGGAGCAGCTCGACAGGGTTCTAGACTCAGGTGTAGATGTTGACAAGATAATTGTTGACGAGGCGAAAGGACTTCACCAATACAGGGGGATGGTCGGCTCTAAGTTAGTGACCTTCGGGGACGTGATGAGGCTCGGGAGGAAGCTCTACTCGGACGGAGGCGATCAGCAGGTTAAGAAGCTGATGGGCGAGCTGGAGCCAGACATGGTTTGCGGCCTCTTCACCACGAGCGGCACCACAGGCCTTCCGAAGCTCGCCATGATATCCTTCAAGAACATGCTTGCAATGGCCCACCAGCTAAACACCGTCGACCCGGTGAGGGAGGATTGGGAGTACGTCTCCTTCCTACCAACAGCATGGATAGGGGAGCAGATGATGAGTATACCCTACCACATGATAGGCGGGTTCAAAGTCAACTTCCCAGAGACGCCGCACACACTTTGGAGGGATTTCAGGGAGATCGCCCCCCACTTCATGTTCTCCCCGCCGAGGGTATGGGAGAGGATTGCAAAAGACATTATGGCCAGGGTTGACGATGCCGACCCTATCAAGAGGGCCGCCTTCAGGCTGGCCTATAAGATAGGGTATGAGGCCGCTAGGAGGAGGCTCGTGAAAGGGCGCAGCAGGCCGCCGACCCTCTGGAGGGCCCTATACTACCTGGCCTACTGGCTAGCTCTAAGGGCCGTTCTGGACAAGGCCGGGCTGAAGAGGATAGTCAGGGCGTATACTGGCGGTGCGATGATAGGGGAGGACTACGTCATATTCTACCACTCACTCGGTGTGAACCTTAAGCAGATTTACGGCCAGACCGAGGTGGCGGGGATTGCGGTCGTCCATCCCGACGACGATGTTAGGCCCGACACTGTTGGCAAGCCTCTACCCCTCACCGAGGTGAAGATAGCTGAGGACGGTGAAATACTGATGAGGAGCCCGGCTATGATGAAGGGCTACTACAAGAACGAGGAGGCCACGGCGAAGACTATAGTGGACGGGTGGCTGAGGACGGGCGATGTGGGTGTGCTTACCGAAGACGGCCACCTAAAGGTTCTGGATAGGGCTAAGGAGATCATAATCCTCTCCGACGGCACCAAGGTTGCACCCCAGGTCATACAGAATAAGCTGAAGTTCAGCCCCTACATAGGGGAGGCGGCTATAGTGGGCTCCGGGAAACCTTATCTAGCCGCCCTCGTCAACATAGACTTCGAAATAGTGTCTAGATGGGCTGAGAGACGGAGGATACCATTCACAAGCTACTCAGACCTTTCTCAGAAGCCCGAGGTCCTCCAGCTCCTTAAGAGGGAGATAGAGAAGGTGAACAGGAGGCTCCCCGAGAAGGAGAGGATACGGAGGTTCGTCAGCCTCTTCAAGGAGTTCCACCCCGACGACGAGGAGATGACGAGGACTAGGAAGCTCAGGAGGATGGTTATAGAGTCGAGGTACGCGGGCCTGATAGAGGCTATCTACAGTGGCGACGAGGAGTACGAGCTCACGGTCACTATGAAGCTTGAGGACGGGAGGAGGGTCCAGGTGACCAGGAGGGTCAAGATAATAGATGTTGAGGGGTGA